A window from Sporolituus thermophilus DSM 23256 encodes these proteins:
- a CDS encoding Ldh family oxidoreductase, translating into MTARRISPETLRSFMTAALNKIGVPEEDGLVVADNLLAAELQGITSHGLGRFPVYYRRVRSGLVNPKPSIKVKRSFPAVVMVDGDNGLGAVVAMRALEEGMAAADQYGVGAVGVNRSNHFGIAGYFCQQAANKGYITMVLTNGPPALPPWGGKEPYFGTNPIAFGLPRRHKPHIIVDMATAIAARGKIIEAAREGRPIPPGWALDRDGNPTTDAKAALDGVIMPIAGPKGYALSLAIEHLAGVLTVAGFGRQVAWQYSDSTEEANVGHLLLVLRPDAFGSLEVYFERTEQFCREIKAIAVAPGYGDIKLPGEREWERQQALLNGGIEISGALLAELAGIAAEHSLSLTPLPTDNTKI; encoded by the coding sequence ATGACGGCCCGGCGAATTTCGCCTGAGACGCTGCGCTCGTTCATGACCGCGGCCTTGAACAAAATCGGGGTGCCGGAAGAAGATGGCCTGGTGGTAGCCGATAACCTGCTTGCGGCTGAGCTACAGGGGATTACCAGTCATGGATTAGGCCGCTTTCCGGTCTATTACCGGCGGGTTCGCAGCGGCCTGGTCAACCCCAAACCGTCCATCAAGGTGAAGCGGAGTTTCCCGGCCGTAGTTATGGTTGACGGCGATAACGGGCTTGGCGCGGTAGTGGCCATGCGGGCTTTGGAAGAAGGTATGGCTGCCGCCGATCAATATGGGGTAGGCGCCGTCGGCGTGAACCGGAGCAATCATTTTGGCATTGCCGGTTATTTCTGCCAGCAAGCGGCGAATAAAGGCTATATAACCATGGTGCTCACCAATGGGCCGCCGGCGCTACCGCCGTGGGGCGGTAAAGAGCCTTATTTTGGTACTAACCCTATTGCGTTTGGTCTGCCACGGCGCCATAAACCCCATATTATCGTCGATATGGCGACCGCAATTGCCGCCCGCGGCAAAATTATCGAAGCGGCGCGGGAGGGGCGGCCTATTCCGCCTGGATGGGCCCTGGACCGGGATGGTAATCCAACTACTGATGCTAAAGCGGCTTTGGACGGGGTGATTATGCCCATTGCCGGACCGAAAGGGTATGCACTTAGCCTGGCCATTGAACATTTGGCTGGGGTGTTGACCGTTGCCGGGTTTGGCCGACAGGTAGCCTGGCAGTATAGTGATAGCACGGAAGAGGCCAATGTCGGACATCTCCTGCTGGTTCTCCGGCCGGATGCTTTTGGCAGTCTTGAGGTTTATTTCGAGCGGACCGAGCAATTTTGTCGTGAGATAAAAGCGATTGCTGTTGCCCCGGGCTATGGCGATATAAAATTGCCCGGGGAACGGGAGTGGGAGCGCCAGCAGGCGCTACTAAATGGCGGCATTGAGATCAGCGGAGCTTTGCTAGCCGAGTTAGCTGGCATCGCGGCGGAACATAGCTTGTCGCTGACGCCCTTGCCCACCGACAATACTAAGATTTAA
- a CDS encoding tripartite tricarboxylate transporter permease, with protein MDILQHLITGLSIAVNPMNLLFCFIGVVAGVLIGALPGLGPSAGLAILLPITFGFPDPVAGIILLAGIYYGAMYGGSITSVLLGVPGDPASVMTVADGYPLAQQGRGGPALGICAIGSFIGGTICVLAFTILGPMLAKVALSFGPPEYFALMVLGLTLVAGFTEKSAIKAYLSALVGLFISVIGLDLVTGLPRFTFGQLKLYEGIDFIVVALGLYGITEILIAMEDDQLSFKFDKKQLHWRNLLPSAMDWALSKWHILRSTFLGFTLGMLPGSGATICTFISYAVAKNAAPPERKALFGKGAIEGVAAPETANNAASVAAFVPLLTLGVPGSASTAVLMGALLMFGLQPGPLLWEKNPDFIWGLIGSMYIGNAMLLVLSTICIPFFVRMLEVPFPILNAAVMVFILVGAYSLGNSMFDVGLTLFFGLLGYAMKKMDYPAPPMILALVLGNTLENSLRQTLILSQGSMGIIFTRPVSAVLMTAALASIAWIVFKSIRGYNKGQQNIAS; from the coding sequence ATGGATATACTGCAGCACCTCATTACGGGCCTTTCAATTGCTGTCAATCCGATGAACTTACTCTTTTGTTTTATCGGGGTCGTGGCCGGCGTGTTGATCGGTGCACTGCCCGGGCTTGGGCCTTCCGCCGGACTGGCGATCTTGCTTCCTATCACTTTCGGTTTTCCAGACCCGGTAGCCGGGATTATTCTTTTGGCCGGAATTTATTACGGCGCCATGTATGGCGGTTCGATCACTTCTGTCCTCCTTGGCGTACCTGGCGATCCAGCATCGGTGATGACAGTAGCCGACGGTTATCCACTGGCTCAACAGGGAAGAGGAGGTCCGGCTTTGGGGATTTGTGCAATTGGTTCCTTTATCGGCGGGACGATCTGCGTACTGGCTTTCACCATCCTTGGCCCCATGCTGGCCAAAGTGGCGCTCAGTTTTGGGCCGCCTGAATATTTTGCCCTAATGGTACTGGGCCTGACGCTGGTAGCCGGTTTCACGGAAAAGTCGGCGATTAAAGCCTATCTTTCCGCACTCGTCGGTCTGTTCATTTCGGTCATCGGCCTGGACCTGGTAACCGGTCTGCCCCGCTTCACTTTTGGCCAGCTCAAACTCTACGAAGGAATCGACTTTATCGTCGTTGCTCTCGGCCTTTACGGCATTACGGAAATTCTCATCGCCATGGAAGACGACCAGCTCAGCTTCAAATTTGACAAAAAGCAGCTGCACTGGCGTAATCTCCTGCCGAGCGCCATGGACTGGGCCCTTTCCAAATGGCATATTCTGCGTAGCACTTTCCTTGGTTTTACGCTGGGCATGCTCCCCGGTTCGGGCGCGACCATCTGTACTTTTATATCCTACGCCGTGGCCAAGAACGCCGCTCCGCCCGAGCGCAAAGCCTTATTCGGCAAAGGGGCCATCGAAGGGGTGGCCGCCCCGGAAACAGCCAATAATGCCGCATCGGTCGCGGCGTTCGTACCCTTATTAACACTCGGGGTTCCCGGCTCGGCCAGTACGGCGGTACTCATGGGGGCGCTGCTTATGTTTGGCCTGCAGCCCGGACCGCTGCTCTGGGAGAAAAATCCCGATTTCATTTGGGGATTAATTGGGAGTATGTATATTGGTAATGCCATGTTGCTAGTGCTGTCTACGATTTGCATTCCCTTTTTTGTCCGGATGTTGGAAGTACCTTTCCCGATTCTTAATGCCGCAGTTATGGTTTTCATCCTTGTTGGTGCTTACAGCCTGGGCAACAGTATGTTTGACGTGGGATTAACCCTCTTTTTTGGTCTTTTGGGCTATGCCATGAAAAAAATGGATTATCCGGCGCCGCCTATGATTTTGGCCCTCGTCCTCGGCAATACCCTTGAAAACTCGCTGCGACAAACGTTGATTCTGTCGCAGGGCAGCATGGGTATCATCTTTACCCGCCCGGTATCGGCCGTCCTTATGACGGCGGCGCTGGCCTCGATTGCCTGGATTGTTTTCAAGTCCATCCGCGGTTATAATAAAGGACAGCAAAACATCGCATCATAG
- a CDS encoding tripartite tricarboxylate transporter substrate binding protein, translating into MSKKIRWLALLTLLVFVGGALLTGCGSSGTGGKKETYPAKSIEFVVPFAAGGGSDIMARMLVKVITDNKLCSQPIAVNNKPGGSGSIGYAYVAEKKGDPYYIASVSSSFYTAPIMGKSPVSYKDFTPICGLAMDTLLLVVREDSKYKSVKDVIDDAKARPKGVSVGGTSGTSDDAVMFYAMQDRTGTEMKYVPYNSGGEVMTALLGGHVDIVWTNPGEALGHLQAKKVRALAVASKERLSALPDVPTLKEQGIDLVLAQFRGIIAPKDIPQEAVAYLETMFKKVAETPGWKEDYLKKNMVEGRFMNSKEFAQALVDTTKMYEEFLAKMKK; encoded by the coding sequence ATGAGTAAAAAAATTCGGTGGCTAGCGCTTCTGACTCTCCTGGTGTTTGTTGGTGGCGCGCTACTTACCGGTTGCGGTTCGAGTGGCACGGGCGGTAAGAAGGAGACTTATCCCGCCAAAAGCATCGAGTTTGTTGTTCCTTTCGCCGCCGGCGGCGGCAGTGACATCATGGCGCGCATGCTGGTCAAAGTCATAACCGATAACAAACTATGCAGTCAGCCTATCGCCGTAAACAACAAGCCGGGCGGCAGCGGTTCTATCGGTTATGCCTATGTGGCCGAGAAAAAAGGCGATCCTTATTATATCGCCAGCGTAAGCTCCAGCTTTTATACCGCTCCCATTATGGGTAAATCGCCGGTGTCCTATAAGGATTTCACGCCTATCTGTGGCCTGGCCATGGATACCTTGCTGCTCGTCGTGCGGGAAGATTCGAAGTATAAAAGCGTGAAAGACGTCATCGACGATGCCAAAGCCCGGCCCAAGGGCGTCAGCGTGGGCGGGACGAGCGGTACTTCGGATGATGCCGTTATGTTCTACGCCATGCAGGATCGCACCGGTACCGAAATGAAATACGTGCCCTATAACTCAGGCGGTGAAGTTATGACCGCTCTGCTTGGCGGCCATGTAGACATCGTCTGGACGAACCCCGGCGAGGCTTTGGGGCATCTGCAGGCCAAGAAAGTGCGCGCGCTGGCGGTGGCCAGTAAAGAACGGCTGAGCGCCCTACCTGATGTGCCGACTTTGAAAGAGCAGGGTATTGACCTTGTTTTAGCGCAATTCCGCGGCATTATTGCCCCGAAAGATATTCCGCAGGAAGCGGTGGCCTATCTCGAGACTATGTTCAAAAAAGTCGCCGAGACCCCCGGGTGGAAAGAGGACTATCTAAAGAAGAACATGGTAGAAGGGCGTTTCATGAACTCTAAGGAGTTTGCCCAGGCTCTCGTCGATACGACTAAGATGTACGAAGAATTTTTGGCTAAAATGAAAAAATAA
- a CDS encoding indolepyruvate ferredoxin oxidoreductase subunit alpha has translation MTVINRDKCVGCRICQTYCTVDAIYFQDGKCHVDEDRCTECYVCLRQQVCPRGAIEPVELANFYKQFQHVMSDPVENHGVTGVTGRGTEEVKTNDVSGRVKKGEVGICIDMGRPGLGVYLRDAEKVAMAIAKAGAELAPAHHTPLAALMSDLSTGKLVDECLNYHLLSVIIEAKCREDRLKDVLQALQAVEKEIDTVFSLGLILRVDEKGYNPALACLDELGIPQPYRGKVNVGLGRPLAQD, from the coding sequence ATGACAGTCATTAACCGTGATAAATGTGTCGGCTGCAGAATCTGCCAAACTTACTGCACCGTTGATGCGATTTATTTTCAGGACGGCAAGTGCCATGTCGATGAAGACCGTTGCACGGAGTGCTATGTCTGTCTGCGCCAGCAAGTCTGTCCCCGTGGCGCTATTGAACCAGTGGAACTGGCAAACTTCTACAAACAGTTTCAGCATGTCATGAGCGATCCGGTGGAAAACCACGGCGTTACCGGCGTTACCGGCCGGGGCACGGAAGAAGTGAAGACCAACGATGTGTCCGGCCGGGTGAAAAAAGGCGAAGTCGGCATCTGTATCGATATGGGGCGGCCCGGTTTGGGCGTCTACTTGCGCGATGCCGAAAAAGTCGCTATGGCTATTGCCAAAGCCGGGGCGGAACTGGCGCCGGCTCACCATACGCCGCTAGCGGCGCTGATGAGCGACCTTTCTACCGGTAAACTGGTCGACGAGTGCCTTAACTACCACCTGCTATCCGTCATCATTGAAGCAAAATGTCGGGAGGACCGGCTTAAAGACGTGCTGCAGGCCCTGCAGGCAGTGGAAAAGGAGATTGACACCGTCTTTTCGCTGGGCTTAATTTTGCGGGTGGACGAAAAAGGCTATAACCCGGCGCTGGCTTGTCTGGACGAACTGGGTATTCCCCAGCCGTACCGGGGGAAAGTGAATGTCGGTCTGGGCCGGCCGCTCGCCCAGGACTAA
- the recJ gene encoding single-stranded-DNA-specific exonuclease RecJ gives MTQVSSIWRVAAADQALQAEIAARLGITPLVAQILINRGITSVEAADAFLNAGVDRLRDPFGLKGMAAAVERIRQALHTREKIVIYGDYDVDGITASALLYRVLSELGATVAYYVPDRFSEGYGLNTTALQNLCRAGADLIITVDCGITAVNEVAAIREGVDIIITDHHEPGAAVPAAWAVINPKQPDCPYPEKALAGVGVAFKLCQALWQDAGRPADALYKYLDLVAVGTVADLVPLTGENRIIVREGLKRLPTTENAGLRALLAVCGFTDGRLDTSRIAFGLAPRLNAAGRVSHALSAVEMLITDDALFAGEVAKELDAANAERRRIEDAIRVQVEEMLAGADLEANKVLVVAAENWHHGVIGIVASRIVEKYYRPTLIISIENGVGRGSARSIRGFNIFEALSRCSDLLLRFGGHSAAAGFSLLPENVDELRRRLNALAAKVLTPDDFRPVIQIDVPVTLRDITLPLLAELNRLAPYGFGNPAPVLACKNIQVLEARRIGADGNHLKLRVCHEGCPGEVVMWNRGDLADKIPVNSLIAVTFFPEVNTWQGRLSIQLRASDIKRQSAG, from the coding sequence GTGACCCAAGTAAGTTCGATCTGGCGGGTTGCCGCTGCCGACCAGGCGCTGCAGGCCGAGATTGCCGCGCGACTAGGCATTACCCCGCTGGTGGCGCAGATCCTCATTAACCGGGGAATTACCTCGGTAGAAGCGGCCGACGCATTTTTAAACGCCGGCGTTGACCGTCTGCGCGACCCGTTCGGCCTTAAAGGCATGGCGGCGGCGGTCGAGCGAATTCGTCAGGCATTACATACCAGGGAAAAAATCGTTATTTACGGCGATTACGACGTGGACGGCATCACCGCGTCCGCGCTGCTTTACCGTGTGCTCAGCGAACTGGGGGCGACGGTCGCCTATTATGTGCCTGACCGGTTCAGCGAGGGTTACGGCCTGAACACGACGGCCCTGCAGAATCTTTGCCGGGCGGGGGCTGACCTCATTATTACCGTGGACTGTGGCATTACGGCGGTGAACGAGGTGGCGGCGATCCGGGAAGGAGTCGACATCATTATCACCGACCACCATGAGCCGGGGGCGGCGGTGCCTGCGGCCTGGGCGGTGATCAATCCGAAACAGCCTGATTGCCCGTATCCGGAAAAGGCGCTGGCCGGGGTAGGCGTGGCCTTTAAGCTCTGCCAGGCTTTGTGGCAGGACGCGGGCCGGCCGGCGGACGCGCTCTATAAATATCTTGATCTGGTAGCGGTGGGGACAGTGGCTGACCTAGTGCCCCTGACCGGCGAAAACCGCATTATTGTCCGCGAGGGCTTAAAACGGCTGCCGACGACCGAGAACGCCGGCCTGCGGGCGCTGCTTGCCGTATGCGGGTTTACCGACGGACGGCTGGACACTAGCCGCATTGCCTTCGGACTGGCGCCGCGCCTTAACGCCGCCGGTCGGGTAAGCCACGCCTTATCGGCCGTGGAGATGCTGATTACGGACGACGCGCTGTTTGCGGGCGAAGTGGCCAAAGAACTGGACGCCGCCAATGCCGAACGCCGCCGCATCGAAGATGCTATCCGCGTCCAAGTGGAAGAGATGCTGGCTGGGGCCGATCTGGAAGCAAACAAGGTACTGGTCGTAGCCGCCGAGAACTGGCACCATGGCGTCATCGGCATCGTTGCCTCGCGCATTGTCGAGAAATATTACCGCCCAACCCTGATTATCAGTATCGAAAACGGCGTTGGCCGCGGGTCCGCCCGCAGCATTCGCGGCTTTAACATTTTCGAGGCCCTGAGCCGCTGTTCCGACCTGCTGCTCAGGTTTGGCGGGCACAGCGCCGCGGCGGGGTTTAGCCTTTTACCGGAAAATGTTGACGAACTGCGCCGGCGGCTTAACGCCCTGGCGGCCAAGGTGCTAACACCTGACGATTTTCGGCCGGTAATTCAAATTGATGTACCGGTCACGCTGCGGGACATAACCCTGCCGCTGCTGGCGGAACTCAACCGCCTTGCCCCCTACGGCTTTGGCAACCCCGCCCCCGTCCTGGCCTGCAAAAACATTCAGGTGCTGGAAGCGCGCCGCATCGGCGCTGACGGCAATCACCTCAAGCTCCGGGTGTGTCACGAAGGCTGTCCGGGCGAGGTCGTAATGTGGAACCGCGGGGACCTGGCCGACAAAATCCCCGTCAACAGCCTTATTGCCGTTACTTTTTTCCCGGAAGTCAATACATGGCAAGGCCGTTTGTCCATTCAGCTGCGGGCCAGTGATATTAAACGGCAAAGCGCGGGTTAA
- a CDS encoding tripartite tricarboxylate transporter TctB family protein, whose product MRKANIITSLVLIGIALAIMRHSLQLGYHDGEGLPGPGFVPLWAGALIGVLALMLLYANTLGSRPDSVKQTVFNKKFARNVVVLIGSSALALALSKLVGMLVAIGLLAGYLSRALGVKKLTTNIAMTVLTPLVFWLVFGMLLEVRFPAGIFGF is encoded by the coding sequence GTGCGCAAAGCCAATATTATCACCAGCCTAGTTTTAATTGGGATAGCATTGGCGATCATGCGTCACTCGCTGCAGCTTGGTTATCACGATGGGGAAGGATTGCCTGGGCCAGGGTTTGTGCCATTGTGGGCGGGAGCGTTAATCGGGGTTTTAGCGCTTATGCTGCTCTATGCCAATACTTTGGGCAGCCGTCCTGATTCAGTCAAGCAAACTGTCTTCAATAAAAAGTTTGCCCGCAATGTGGTCGTACTTATTGGGTCGTCAGCTTTGGCTTTGGCGTTGTCCAAATTAGTGGGGATGTTAGTTGCCATTGGTTTGCTGGCAGGATATTTATCGCGGGCGCTTGGCGTTAAAAAACTGACAACCAATATTGCCATGACCGTCCTTACCCCCCTCGTTTTTTGGCTGGTTTTCGGCATGCTGCTGGAAGTGCGGTTTCCTGCCGGTATATTCGGATTTTAG
- a CDS encoding CCA tRNA nucleotidyltransferase has protein sequence MIETVPSAVRTILTALVESGHAAYIAGGAVRDFLAGRPVNDYDIATSARPDAVKAIAAGRGWQVVDRLGTNYGVVMVVVDGTGVEVATFRGERYGEDSHRPAQVWYADTIEEDLGRRDFTVNAMAMDVAGNIIDPFGGRRDLAARLIRTVGDPGRRFGEDALRMLRACRFAAQLGFAIDDAVLAAIGANLGRMAGLSLERVRLELDKLLLGDYPHLGLAALVATGLAGASCRVKEHGEYQVVAILPELNHLVGLPQNPAYHAWDGWRHTLETVRRTPSDLTLRWAALLHDIGKGLPGVRAFCPDGQPTDHGHDRAGAKLAAAIAARLRFPAQRRERLVWLVANHMRFHFYAAQPPAVVLRWVRREARSGRFASSAELADAFAQLAELGAADAAATGQGRRPGEAAKQFGGYVRQLAAAMPVHTRDLAYDAGKLKTVLGDGQAMGEFLRAALRRVQDGQLENEPAALCAAASKWRQRRQNNRAGETG, from the coding sequence ATGATTGAAACGGTTCCGAGTGCGGTGCGGACAATTTTAACCGCCCTGGTAGAAAGCGGCCATGCCGCCTATATCGCCGGTGGCGCGGTGCGCGATTTTCTAGCCGGCCGGCCGGTTAACGACTATGATATTGCCACCAGTGCCCGCCCGGATGCGGTCAAGGCCATTGCCGCCGGCCGGGGCTGGCAAGTGGTGGACAGACTGGGGACAAACTACGGCGTTGTCATGGTGGTGGTTGACGGTACGGGAGTGGAAGTGGCCACCTTTCGCGGCGAGCGCTACGGTGAAGACAGCCATCGCCCCGCCCAGGTTTGGTACGCCGATACCATCGAAGAAGACCTCGGTCGGCGGGATTTTACGGTCAACGCCATGGCCATGGACGTTGCCGGCAACATCATCGACCCGTTTGGCGGCCGCCGCGACTTGGCGGCCCGCCTTATTCGGACGGTAGGCGACCCTGGCCGGCGGTTTGGCGAAGACGCGCTTAGGATGCTGCGCGCCTGCCGGTTTGCCGCCCAGCTTGGTTTTGCCATTGACGATGCTGTCCTTGCCGCCATTGGCGCTAATCTAGGGCGGATGGCCGGTCTGTCTTTGGAGCGGGTGCGGCTTGAACTGGACAAGCTGCTTCTCGGCGACTATCCGCACTTGGGGCTGGCCGCGCTGGTGGCTACCGGTCTGGCCGGCGCTTCCTGCCGGGTAAAAGAGCATGGGGAGTACCAGGTAGTAGCCATTTTGCCCGAGCTCAATCATCTCGTCGGCCTGCCGCAAAATCCTGCTTACCATGCCTGGGATGGGTGGCGGCACACTTTGGAGACGGTGCGCCGGACGCCGTCCGATTTGACGCTGCGCTGGGCGGCGCTGCTGCACGACATTGGCAAAGGCTTGCCGGGGGTGCGCGCATTTTGCCCGGACGGGCAGCCCACCGACCATGGCCATGATCGGGCAGGGGCGAAACTAGCGGCGGCCATCGCCGCCCGGCTGCGCTTTCCCGCCCAGCGGCGGGAGCGGCTGGTCTGGCTGGTGGCCAACCACATGCGGTTTCATTTTTATGCGGCCCAGCCGCCGGCGGTTGTCTTGCGCTGGGTGCGGCGCGAGGCGCGTTCCGGTCGCTTTGCCAGTTCGGCCGAGCTGGCGGACGCCTTTGCCCAGCTGGCCGAGCTCGGTGCGGCTGATGCCGCGGCAACCGGTCAGGGCAGACGGCCAGGCGAAGCGGCAAAGCAGTTCGGCGGTTATGTACGGCAGCTGGCGGCAGCGATGCCGGTCCATACCCGTGATCTGGCTTACGACGCCGGAAAGCTCAAAACGGTGCTGGGCGATGGCCAAGCGATGGGCGAGTTTCTGCGCGCCGCACTGCGGCGCGTGCAGGACGGCCAGCTGGAGAACGAACCGGCGGCCCTGTGCGCCGCGGCGAGCAAGTGGCGACAGCGGCGGCAAAATAATCGCGCCGGTGAAACAGGATAA
- a CDS encoding MFS transporter, protein MVQLPEWKKNLAVMWFAQLAGMGAITGVMSFLPLYVPQLGITKLEEVEFWSGILMGVSSLFAALAGPHWGALADRKGRKPMVERVMLAFAIVMGLMALVTNVYQLLVLRIIQGIFGGFTAAALALVTSITPEEELGFTMGVFQTAMIAGSAFGPMFGGFVADHFGYRSAFVAFSLLCLASLITIHFFVSERFVPVRHEAKPSVRGQVLQVLAIPGLKGMLFVQFLVQFAVQVIAPVLPLYVQTLAPNITYVASVCGAIISAAGLTSALASTVAGTLSKRIAHHTILFVGASLAALSFAGQALAPSVLTLGVLRGVSGLFIGSMLPSVNALISLLIPPAKRGVAFGVTTAASQMGNVLGPVTGGAIALSLTIPAVFWLTAGLFAVVAVWVALRVRDPRRAPLGH, encoded by the coding sequence ATGGTCCAACTGCCTGAATGGAAGAAAAACCTCGCCGTTATGTGGTTCGCCCAACTTGCCGGTATGGGCGCCATCACCGGCGTTATGTCTTTTTTACCCCTTTATGTGCCCCAGCTTGGCATCACGAAACTGGAAGAAGTGGAATTCTGGTCGGGCATTCTGATGGGTGTATCATCGCTGTTTGCGGCGCTGGCCGGCCCCCACTGGGGTGCCCTGGCCGACCGGAAAGGCCGCAAACCCATGGTCGAACGGGTGATGCTCGCCTTCGCCATCGTTATGGGCCTCATGGCGCTGGTGACCAACGTCTACCAACTGCTGGTGCTTCGCATCATCCAGGGCATCTTCGGCGGCTTTACGGCAGCGGCGCTGGCCCTTGTCACCAGCATCACGCCCGAGGAAGAACTGGGCTTTACCATGGGGGTTTTCCAGACGGCGATGATTGCCGGCAGCGCCTTCGGCCCCATGTTCGGCGGCTTTGTCGCCGACCACTTTGGCTACCGGAGCGCCTTTGTCGCCTTTAGTCTGCTCTGCCTGGCGTCGCTTATCACGATCCACTTTTTCGTCAGCGAACGTTTCGTGCCGGTGCGGCATGAGGCCAAGCCCTCGGTACGCGGTCAGGTCCTGCAGGTTTTGGCCATACCAGGCCTGAAAGGCATGCTCTTCGTGCAGTTTTTGGTTCAATTTGCGGTCCAGGTCATTGCGCCAGTCCTGCCGCTCTATGTCCAAACCCTGGCCCCTAATATCACGTATGTGGCCAGCGTGTGCGGCGCCATTATCTCCGCGGCCGGGCTTACCAGCGCCTTGGCGTCGACTGTCGCCGGCACACTGTCCAAACGCATTGCCCATCACACCATCCTCTTTGTTGGCGCCAGCCTGGCCGCCCTGTCCTTTGCCGGCCAGGCCCTGGCGCCCAGCGTCCTCACGCTGGGCGTGCTCCGCGGCGTGAGCGGTCTGTTCATCGGCTCAATGCTTCCCAGTGTCAACGCCCTCATATCGCTCCTCATCCCGCCGGCCAAGCGGGGCGTCGCCTTTGGCGTCACCACCGCCGCATCGCAAATGGGCAATGTCCTCGGTCCCGTCACCGGCGGCGCCATCGCCCTTTCCTTGACCATCCCCGCCGTGTTCTGGCTGACGGCCGGTCTGTTTGCCGTTGTAGCCGTCTGGGTCGCCTTGCGCGTCCGCGACCCCCGCCGTGCGCCGCTCGGCCATTGA
- a CDS encoding TerC family protein, with protein sequence MEFIVALFGIMMVNIVLSGDNAVVIAMASRSLPAKQQKMAILWGSAGAIGLRVILTVVAVALLKIPYLQFAGGILLVWIAAKLLLEEQHDENIEASKSFWGAIKTIIVADLVMSLDNTLAIAAVANGNYVLLAIGLALSIPLIIFGSRILMALMEKFPIIVYAGAGLIAWTAGEMMVDDHRLGVFITQLMPEWLLPALITAGVLGVGVYVKRQRAKATTRQTVVM encoded by the coding sequence ATGGAGTTCATAGTCGCACTATTTGGAATCATGATGGTGAACATCGTGCTTAGCGGCGACAACGCGGTGGTTATCGCTATGGCGAGCCGGTCGCTCCCCGCTAAGCAGCAAAAGATGGCCATCCTGTGGGGTAGTGCTGGGGCAATAGGGCTGCGGGTGATTTTAACCGTCGTGGCGGTTGCACTGCTAAAAATACCGTATTTACAATTTGCCGGCGGCATTTTGCTGGTATGGATTGCCGCCAAACTGCTGCTGGAAGAACAGCATGACGAAAACATTGAAGCCTCCAAGTCCTTCTGGGGCGCCATCAAGACCATTATCGTCGCCGACCTGGTGATGAGCCTGGATAATACGCTGGCGATCGCCGCCGTGGCCAACGGCAACTATGTACTGCTGGCGATTGGCCTGGCCCTGAGTATTCCGCTTATTATTTTTGGCAGTCGCATTCTTATGGCGCTCATGGAAAAGTTCCCGATTATTGTTTATGCCGGCGCGGGCCTTATTGCCTGGACGGCCGGGGAGATGATGGTAGATGACCACCGTCTCGGCGTGTTCATTACCCAGCTTATGCCCGAATGGCTGTTACCGGCCCTTATTACCGCCGGAGTATTGGGTGTGGGCGTATATGTCAAGCGCCAGCGCGCCAAAGCCACTACACGGCAGACGGTTGTGATGTAA
- a CDS encoding 4Fe-4S binding protein codes for MVIDQEKCIGCGICIPYCPVQAIALVGKKAVIDHDTCLECGNCIRSKVVRCPRGAIYEEPGIYETPRAVRRFFSDPMTTHKVTKVPGRGTEEVKTNDVTGRVCRGEVGIALEIGRPCLGATMADIERITMGLAELGIKFEECNPLTHLMADREKGIIAAEYKGEKVVSAIVEFTAPFDQLKPILTKVKELAAQLDTVFSLDLICCYEDDGTLPALPVLAELGIQPRVNAKVNLGLGRPYKIYREQKGGCAS; via the coding sequence ATGGTTATCGACCAGGAGAAATGCATCGGCTGCGGCATCTGTATTCCTTACTGCCCAGTCCAAGCCATTGCGCTTGTTGGCAAAAAGGCGGTTATTGACCACGATACCTGTCTGGAATGCGGCAACTGTATCCGCAGCAAGGTAGTGCGCTGCCCCCGCGGCGCTATTTACGAAGAACCGGGCATTTATGAAACGCCGCGGGCGGTGCGGCGCTTCTTTAGCGACCCCATGACAACTCATAAAGTGACTAAAGTTCCGGGCCGAGGTACGGAAGAAGTTAAGACCAATGACGTAACCGGCCGGGTTTGCCGTGGCGAGGTCGGTATTGCCCTGGAAATTGGGCGTCCTTGTCTTGGGGCGACGATGGCCGATATTGAGAGAATAACGATGGGCCTGGCCGAATTAGGCATCAAGTTCGAAGAGTGTAACCCGCTGACCCACCTGATGGCCGACCGGGAGAAAGGGATCATTGCCGCCGAGTATAAAGGCGAAAAAGTTGTTTCTGCCATCGTTGAGTTTACGGCGCCGTTTGACCAGCTTAAACCCATCTTAACTAAAGTAAAAGAATTGGCGGCTCAATTAGATACCGTTTTCTCACTGGATTTGATTTGCTGTTATGAAGACGATGGAACATTGCCGGCCCTGCCGGTGCTGGCCGAACTGGGCATCCAGCCGCGGGTCAATGCCAAAGTCAACTTGGGCCTGGGGCGCCCTTATAAAATTTATCGCGAGCAAAAAGGAGGGTGCGCGTCATGA